From a region of the Panicum virgatum strain AP13 chromosome 2K, P.virgatum_v5, whole genome shotgun sequence genome:
- the LOC120695646 gene encoding probable CCR4-associated factor 1 homolog 7: MATPAAEKPDDVEIREVWADNLEAEFAVIRDIVDDYPYVAMDTEFPGVVCRPLGTYKSAAEFNYATLKANVDMLKLIQLGLTFSDEHGGLPALGPGGRPCVWQFNFRGFDPRTDVAAADSIDLLRRSGIDFARHGADGADARRFAELLMSSGVVMNSDVRWVTFHSGYDFGYLLKLLTGTNLPDTMSGFFNLIKIYFPVIYDIKHLMRFCNSLHGGLNKLAELLDVARVGICHQAGSDSLLTALSFKKLKEAYFNGLTEKYAGVLYGLGFEGGETTSAH, translated from the coding sequence ATGGCGACGCCCGCTGCAGAGAAGCCCGACGATGTGGAGATCCGCGAGGTCTGGGCGGACAACCTTGAGGCCGAGTTCGCCGTGATCCGCGACATCGTCGACGACTACCCCTACGTCGCCATGGACACGGAGTTCCCCGGCGTGGTGTGCCGCCCGCTCGGCACCTACAAATCCGCCGCCGAGTTCAACTACGCCACCCTCAAGGCCAACGTCGACATGCTCAAGCTTATTCAGCTCGGGCTCACCTTCTCCGACGAGCATGGAGGGCTGCCGGCGCTCGGCCCAGGCGGCCGACCCTGCGTCTGGCAGTTCAACTTCCGAGGGTTCGACCCCCGgaccgacgtcgccgccgcggactcCATCGATCTGCTCCGCCGCAGTGGGATCGACTTCGCCCGCCACGGTGCGGATGGAGCCGACGCTCGACGCTTCGCGGAGCTGCTTATGTCCTCCGGCGTCGTGATGAATTCCGATGTGCGTTGGGTAACCTTTCACAGCGGCTACGACTTCGGCTACTTGCTCAAGTTGCTCACCGGCACAAACCTGCCTGACACGATGTCGGGATTCTTCAATCTCATCAAGATCTACTTCCCTGTGATCTACGACATCAAACACCTCATGAGATTCTGCAATAGCCTCCATGGCGGGCTGAACAAGCTTGCTGAGCTGCTCGACGTCGCCCGGGTTGGAATCTGCCACCAGGCAGGGTCCGACTCGCTTCTGACTGCACTTTCCTTTAAGAAGCTCAAGGAGGCATACTTTAACGGGTTAACCGAGAAATATGCTGGTGTGTTGTATGGGCTTGGCTTTGAGGGTGGGGAGACCACCTCAGCTCACTGA
- the LOC120695645 gene encoding Golgi SNAP receptor complex member 1-1-like — translation MEASSWDALRKQARRLEAQLDDQMIAYRKLVSMKSDGSENDIESDIERSLKQLQQVNSQMQTWVSSGGSEVLSHTLTRHMEILQDLTQEFYRLRSSLRVKQQHASLLDLRDFDRAKFDVEEASDSADQALLREQAAISRSTGQMDNVISQAQVTLGCLMTQRSTFGGITSKISNVSSRLPTINHVLSSIRRKKSMDTIILSLVASVCAFLIFIYWLSK, via the exons ATGGAGGCGTCTTCCTGGGACGCCCTTCGCAAGCAG GCGAGGAGGTTGGAAGCTCAGTTAGATGACCAAATGATTGCATACCGTAAATTGGTTTCTATGAAATCGGATGGTTCAGAGAACGATATCGAGTCAGATATAGAAAGATCACTGAAGCAATTGCAGCAAGTAAATTCGCAAATGCAAACTTGGGTATCATCAGGAGGTTCTGAAGTTCTTTCTCATACTCTGACTCGTCATATGGAGATTTTGCAAGACCTTACCCAG GAATTCTATCGGCTTCGATCAAGCCTCAGAGTGAAACAGCAACATGCTTCTCTCCTTGACTTGAGAGATTTTGATAGAGCAAAGTTTGATGTCGAAGAGGCATCAGACTCAGCTGATCAAGCTCTTCTAAGGGAACAAGCTGCAATTAGCAGGAGTACTGGACAG ATGGATAACGTGATATCGCAAGCTCAAGTGACGCTAGGCTGTCTCATGACTCAACGGTCAACATTCGGCGGCATCACTTCAAAGATAAGCAATGTCAGCAGCCGGCTTCCGACG ATTAACCACGTCCTCTCGTCCATCAGAAGGAAGAAATCTATGGACACAATCATCCTTTCGCTCGTCGCCTCCGTCTGTGCTTTCCTCATCTTCATCTACTGGTTGTCTAAGTAG
- the LOC120695644 gene encoding uncharacterized protein LOC120695644, protein MADAIPACFRAAAASGSGSAAGTSLATSVYETRLGLAALSWSRAALGLSLRVSAGASPSPSSGGYGCVAGGGVEYRDGDGDDEDGEEKATVAVRVRPWLLWRRRGFKRFRVRDRRVDLAWDLSRARFPPSGSPEPSSGYFVAVVVDGEMAVVAGDMAEEAYRKTKARRPQGPGPVLVSRREHVSMRDAGAGRGHRTCVLVRGREREISVDLVSRGQGQGQGQPKEQRDRDRAEVGMSVSVDGDRVLHVRRLRWKFRGSEKVDLGGGDRVLVSWDLHNWLFPARDVSAPDSSASAAAAALAAAAAPPAHAVFIFRFELADGGSGEERDSADAREEKEVPDKAGGGGWAGYVGRWGRGGDWSESSSHGEKRRKSGAARRLAKASSSSSASVASSSASWASGSTVMDWGSPEDAELQRGDGFSLLVYAWKN, encoded by the coding sequence ATGGCCGACGCGATACCGGCCTGCttccgcgccgcggcggcgtcggggtccGGGTCGGCAGCGGGGACCAGTCTCGCCACGTCCGTCTACGAGACGCGCCTCGGCCTGGCCGCGCTGTCCTGGTCGCGCGCCGCGCTCGGGCTCAGCCTCcgcgtctccgccggcgcctcGCCGTCCCCCTCCTCCGGCGGCTACGggtgcgtcgccggcggcggggtggagtacagggacggcgacggcgacgacgaggacggGGAGGAGAAAGCCACCGTGGCCGTGCGCGTGCGCCCGTGgctgctgtggcggcggcgcgggttcAAGCGCTTCCGCGTGCGGGACCGCCGGGTGGACCTGGCCTGGGACCTGTCGCGCGCGCGGTTCCCGCCCTCGGGCTCCCCCGAGCCCTCGTCGGGCTacttcgtcgccgtcgtcgtggaCGGCGAGATGGCGGTCGTGGCGGGGGACATGGCGGAGGAGGCCTACAGGAAGACCAAGGCGCGCCGCCCGCAGGGCCCGGGCCCCGTCCTCGTCTCGCGGCGCGAGCACGTGTCCATGCGCGACgcgggcgccggccgcggccaccgGACCTGCGTCCTCGTGCGCGGCAGGGAGCGGGAGATCTCGGTGGATCTCGTCTCGCGGGGCCAgggccaggggcaggggcagcccAAGGAGCAGCGGGACAGGGACAGGGCCGAGGTCGGCATGTCGGTCTCCGTCGACGGCGACCGCGTGCTCCACGTCCGCCGCCTGCGCTGGAAGTTCCGCGGATCCGAGAAGGTggacctcggcggcggcgaccgcgtccTCGTCTCTTGGGACCTCCACAACTGGCTCTTCCCCGCGCGCGACGTCTCGGCCCCCGACTcctctgcctccgccgccgcagcagcgctcgccgcggccgcggccccgcccGCGCACGCCGTCTTCATCTTCCGCTTCGAGCTCgcggacggcggcagcggcgaggagcGCGACTCGGCCGATGccagggaggagaaggaggtgccCGACAAGGCCGGGGGAGGCGGCTGGGCGGGCTACGTTGGCAGgtgggggagaggaggggaCTGGAGCGAGAGCAGCAGCCATGGCGAGAAGCGGAGGAAGAGTGGGGCGGCCCGCAGGCTGGCCAAGGCGAGCTCCTCCTCGTCGGCGTCAGTGGCGTCCTCCTCCGCGTCGTGGGCGAGCGGCTCGACGGTCATGGACTGGGGCAGCCCCGAGgacgccgagctgcagcgcggcGACGGCTTCTCCCTCCTCGTCTACGCCTGGAAGAACTAG